Proteins from a genomic interval of Mustela lutreola isolate mMusLut2 chromosome 4, mMusLut2.pri, whole genome shotgun sequence:
- the FAM170B gene encoding protein FAM170B encodes MKRHFTEHRVEQSPTDGTSLSLASPESMEEGTEVCWSGAIKREQTSPRPGPAVPHEDDVYLANKARAMLSWSSSLSSQSSSEYQSYSQYQSCYSCAYDDEDAAQQSVCAFYTHVQTVQGVAVAWETETGFEPVSRKPRIHEAEFIKRQRRKGSSFEMASNTDLRWELEASKNNCCPEEDDPELLGSLECCLQELRDTPDWLVTTNYGLRCVACCRVFPTLEALLKHAQYGIQEGFSCQIFFEEMLERRRARGQVQEQQLEEEEQSPSEGSECSRPHARVLPLRQQKE; translated from the exons ATGAAACGCCACTTCACGGAGCACAGGGTAGAACAGTCACCCACAGATGGCACCAGTCTCAGCCTGGCCAGCCCGGAGTCTATGGAAGAGGGCACGGAAGTGTGCTGGTCAG GGGCCATAAAGAGAGAGCAGACATCTCCACGGCCTGGACCAGCCGTTCCCCATGAGGATGACGTCTACTTGGCCAACAAGGCTCGGGCAATGCTAAGCTGGAGCAGCTCTCTGTCCTCCCAGTCCTCCTCCGAGTACCAGTCCTACTCCCAGTACCAGTCTTGTTACTCCTGCGCATACGATGACGAGGATGCCGCCCAGCAGAGCGTGTGCGCCTTCTACACCCACGTGCAGACCGTGCAGGGCGTGGCTGTGGCCTGGGAGACCGAGACGGGCTTCGAGCCTGTCAGCAGGAAACCCCGCATCCATGAAGCTGAGTTCAtcaagaggcagaggaggaaaggcTCCTCCTTCGAGATGGCTTCCAACACCGACCTGCGCTGGGAACTGGAAGCCAGCAAGAACAACTGCTGCCCAGAGGAGGATGACCCAGAGCTGCTGGGGTCCCTCGAGTGCTGCCTGCAGGAGCTGCGGGACACCCCAGACTGGCTGGTCACCACGAACTATGGGCTGCGCTGCGTGGCCTGCTGTCGGGTCTTCCCCACGTTGGAGGCTCTGCTCAAGCACGCCCAGTATGGCATCCAGGAGGGCTTCAGCTGCCAGATCTTTTTCGAGGAGATGCTGGAGAGAAGGCGGGCCCGGGGCCAAGTTCAGGAGCaacagctggaggaggaggaacagagccCTTCGGAAGGCAGTGAATGTTCCAGGCCGCATGCCAGGGTGCTTCCCTTGCGGCAGCAGAAGGAGTGA